TTTGCCCCATGAGTTAAAGCAAACCATGCTGAAGAAATTATTTGTAATCTTCCAAAAGTTTTGTTAACAGGTCCAGGTTTACGACTTGCAAATACAGTGATAATCAACGTAGTTACCAAAAGACCAAAAATTATTCCACCGATTGGAGCAATTACAATTCCTGCAAAAACTTTAGTTAATCCACCATAAACTAATTTTTCAAATCCTAATCCTGCAATTCCTGCACCCATTATTCCTCCCACTAAAGAATGACTATTAGAAATAGGTAATCCAAAGTAAGTACAAAGTGTACTCCATCCAATAGCTCCGGCCAATCCACCTACAATCATGTAGACAGTAATATCGTCTGGACTTACAATACCTTTAGCAATAGTTGCTGCAACAGCTACTCCAAAAACAAATGGACCAATGAAATTCATTGCAGCAGACAAACCGACTGCATGAATTGGTTTTAGAACACGAGTTCCAATGACTGTAGCAACTGAATTTGCAGAATCATTAAATCCATTTACAAAATCAAAGATTAATGCTACAATTATTGCACCTATTGCTATCTCTAACATGTAATCATCTCATGTGTATTTCAAAACAATATCTTCAATAACATCAGAGACATCTACACATCTGTCAGATGCAGTCTCCATTGTTTCATAGATATCTTTTAGTTTGATAATTTTAATTGCATCATTCGTTTCAAATAATTCTCTAATTGCTTCTCGATACATATCATCTACAACATGTTCAATATCACTGGTATTTCTGCAGTGTTGAATCATATCTTTAGGATCCTTAATTCTTCGTAATTTTGAAATCATATATTCAACTTCTTTGGTAGCCTTGACTAATTCTACAGCCATTTCTTTACAATAAGGAGGAGGAGAAGTAATTTTGTAACTATATACTCTAGCAGCAATTCCATCCATGAAATCAATTACATCATCAATTTTTGATGCAATTCTTTGCATATCTTCACGATCTAAAGGAGTGATGAAGGTTTTGTTTAATTCTGAAAAGATATCTCGAGTTAACACATCTGCCTCTGTTTCTAATTGATGAATTTTTTTTGCTTGTTCCGAATTAGTGAGATCATCAAATAAAACTACTACAGCTTCAGAAGTTTCAACTGCTTTTTTTGCTAAATCATCTAAAATTGTTAAAAGTTCTTTTTCATTGGATTTGATCCAAGATAGCCATTGTCCCATACACATTACATCAAATAAATAGACTTAAGGAAACACACCATAAAGTATAGTGCACTATATAGAAACAGAGGATCGATAAAATTTCAATTGATCGCCAAAATATTTTCAAGACATATGCTTGATTTTTTAAAATGGTTTATTGACTTCTCGGGTGAAAACATAACTTGCAATACCAACCATTGCAATAACAAATGCAAAAATTACTGCGACACTAATCAGTATAGGAACACCGCCCTCAGAAACTCCTGTCATCAATTCTCTAACTAGCAAAATAGTGTAAGTGACAGGATTTAGTTTTGCTACTACTGCAAGCCAATCAGGCAATAATTCCAATGGGAATAATGCAGGACTCAACATGAATAATGGCATTCCAAGTAAATTTATCATACCCCAAAACGTTTCTTGAGATTTTGCAGTGGCAGCTAAAGTAACAGAAATTCCCGAAAATCCTAATGAGAATAAAATTACAATCCCCATAATAGGAATTATCATTAATGGGTTTGGAAACGTGACACCAATTGCCAAAGCAATTCCAATAATCAAGCTTGCTTGTAATGCAGCAATTAAAGAAATTGCAGACATTTTTCCAACTGCAATTGCTGAACGAGAAATGGGCGAAGTCAATGCCTTATTCATAAAACCATACCTCCTATCCCACAGGGTGTTAACACCACCAAAAATACTAGTAAAAATTGCAGTTAAAATTATGACACCAGGAGCCATGAATTCAATATACTCACCTTCAAATCCTACAGACTGAATTAATGGCTGAGTTTCTGAAAAAATATTTCCTACAACTATAATCCAAATTGCAGGTTGAATTAGTCTAATTAAAACTCCACTTCGAGATTTTTTGTATCTCTTTAACTCTCTCCAGAAAATAGTGTATGCATCATAGGCTATCGTATTCATTGTCGCAATCTCTTCATTTTTGCATGTTCACGTCTTCTGTTATATTTTGAATCATCGTCTCGAATTTCATGGCCAGTATAAGAAATGAAAACATCATCAAGGGTTGGTTGAGTTAAAGAAATAGATTTAATTTTGATTCCAAGTTCTGAAGATATTTGAAAAATTTTAGGAATTACTTCAGTTCCATTTGAAGTAAAAAGAGTTAACTTTGAATCATCTTCATTAATTTTTTTAATAAATTCAATTTTTTTAAGTTCTAGTAAAAAAGAATCAGAATTATTATTGCTTTCAATGACTAATGAAATGATTTCATTGCCAAGATCATTTTTCATATTTTTAGGAGTATCAATTACTTGGATTTTTCCATGGTCTATAATTCCAATCCTATCACAAAGACTATCTGCTTCTTCCATATAGTGAGTTGTAAGAAAAATTGTCATGTCAAATTGTGTATGAATTTTTTTGATGTATTGCCAAATTTTTCTTCTAGTTTGAATATCTAATCCAACTGTAGGTTCATCTAAAAATAAAACTCTTGGATGATGTAAAAGACCTCCAGCAATATCTAATCTCTTTCTCATTCCTCCAGAGTATGTAACTACAGCTTCATCTTGTTTGTCTGAAAGTTCAATCAAGTCTAAAACTTCATCAATTCTTTGATTGATTTCATTTTTTGGGATATGATTTAATTTTGCCTGCAATAACAGATTTTCACGCCCAGATAGATATTCATCAACAGTAGTTTCTTGTTGTACAAATCCAATATTTTCTCTAACTTGTTTTGGATTTTTTAGTACATCAAAACCTCCAACAAGGGCATTTCCATTTGTCGGTTTTAGTAATGTAGTAAAGATCATCATGGTAGTACTTTTACCAGCTCCATTAGGTCCCAAGAATCCAAAAATTTCTCCTTTTTCAACTGAAAAGGAAATATCATTTACTGCAACCAAATCTCCAAATGATTTTGTTAGAGATTTTGTTTCGATAGAATACAATAACTTGAACTGCGGTGGGAATTATAAATTGCTAAGTATTCGATCAGATACGATCATACAAAATTTAAAAAGAGTATGTTAAAGAGATGATTTATGAAAGGATTATGTCAAAAATGTCACTCATCAAATGTAGAAATTACATTAGAGAATGGAAGTCCTGTTTGTGAAAAGTGTGCAAAAAAGTAAAAAATAATAAAAAAGAAGTTTAAAGAATCATTCAATATTTTTGAATTCATCTTTAGTCATTCTTAAGATGATTTTTTCACCTATTCCCCAAATTTCAGATTTGGACAGAATTTTTGAATGCATCAAGCCATAACTTACTTCAATTGATTCCAATTCATTGGTGTCTGGATGTTTGTGTAACCTTTTGACTTTACCAATTTTATGGCTATCAATATCTACTACCGGAATTCCAGTTCTGACAGGAGGTCTACTGAGAAGTAGTTGCTCATCAGAAAATTTGTCGATGTAATCGTGAGATAAGAAATAATCTTTGTTAAATCCCTGGTGAATAGTTACACCAGATACAGAAAGGGTGTCTTGATGAATGTGTATGTGTTTAACCTTTCCATATTGAATTCCTTCTCTATCAATTACTTTTTTTCCAGTAAAGGTATCAGCTGTGGCTATGTTTTCAGGCATTCCCTCTAATTTCACTGACATGTATCAGAGTTGTCAAATTTCCTTATCATATCAAATATCAGAAATTTCTATCAATGGGGTTAAATTACTTGACAGAGTATGATAGGCATGGAAATTAAAGAAGAAAGATTTCGGCCAATATTAGTTACAAAGGGACGAAAAACAGGAAAACCACATTCAGTGTGGTTAAGGGCTGTAAAGTACAATGAGAAAATATATTTTTCAAGACATCGTCCAGATGGGGATTGGTATCAAAATTCAATTGCAAATCCAGAAGTCAAAATACAATACAACAACATGGAATTTTCTGGAAAAGCTGTAGCTGTAACAGATGAAAAACTAAATGAAAAACTCTCTCAATTGAAATATCCAGGAGAAGAAAGAGCTAATGAAAAAAGAGTAGCAATCGAAGTTACATTAGATGACATTATAAAATAAAAGTTGTAAAAACAAAAAATTGATTTTACTTACAATACGTCTTCATAAAGAATTGTTTGATTCTTTAGTTGTTTATCTAAGGTAGGCAAATATTTCATTATACAATAATTAACAAAATCACTAAAGGAACGAATTCTGTAATCAGATTCTAAGACATCACTGTGTTTGTCATAGTATTGTTCTAATTTGTATAGAGTTCTTTTTTGAAGTGGCACTAATCTATTACGTTTAGTCACAAACTTAGGGGCAACAGAAAATTGTTCCTCAGGCTCATCATTTGTTTCAGTTTCAGATTCACCCAGAAGCGAATTGAGTTCAATGGATTCTTGCATTTCAAAAACAAAAATTTTACTTGGTGCAGATTTAGGAAGCCCTGAGTTTTTGGAAATAATATCTACTACTTCTCGTGCTTGTTTATCAGACATTGCCAATTCAATTTTTGCAAGCATTGTAGATCTAAGAGCAGAACCTCCAACTCTGGAACCTTTTGATTGACTTACAAATTTGCTATCTTCTAAATTTCGTTTATCAATAATGTCTATGCCTAAAGTATCCAATTTCTCGCGGATTGTGGGGTAATTTTTTCGATTGATAACAGCTTCAATCTTTTTCAATAATTTGTCACAATTTTAGATGGTTTTAAACATAATCATTTTTTCACGACCATAGTAATTGATTATCAGATGATAATCATTTGATAATCATTTAGTTAGGAAAAAATTAACCGTAGGATTCGAATTTAACTTCAAAACTTCCATCTTCACGCTTATTTTTTTCAGTGACAAAATTTTTGTTACTCAAATAATCCATTGTTCCATCAATTGTTCCTTGCCAACCACAAACATAGAAGATTGTATTTTCTTTGGTAATTTTTTCACCAACTAATTCTTCAAGAGCAGATTTACCACTGTCAGTAGGTCTCAAATATTGTTCAATTCTACCTTTATGACCAATCCATGAACGATTAGTCCACTCTTGGGGTCTACTGATTGCAGCTCTGTATTTGAAATTCCACTTATCCTTACCTCTGTCAAGACTTTCATTTTCTAAATCAGTCAATAGTTGTTTGTAGCTTAACTCATCAACATAACTTGCGCCATGCAAAACAACGATTTCTCTTTTGTCGTTTGTGTCATGCAGATGCTGTGCAAAACTGACAAACGGTGCCAGTCCAGTTCCGCCGCCAATGCAGACAATTCTTCTTGTGTCTTTTTCACCACTTGGCAGTGTGTCATTAATTGTTAGATTACCAGCAGGTTTTGCCCAACTAATTTTATCACCTTCTTTTGAATTAAACAATAAACTCGTTAGTCTTCCAGGAAGAGGTCTTCTAACCCATCTAATTACAAATTCAAAGAAATTTTTGTTTTGAGGAGAAGATGTTATAGAATATGCTCGATTAACAATTTTACTATCCAAAGGCAATCCAAGGGTTAGAAACTGACCTGCTTTAAAATCAGGGACTTCCCCATCAGGAGTCACACGAAAAATTCCTAAATCCTCTCTCAATAACTGAGTATAGGTAATTGTACCATTTTCCACGCTATGGGTTCTCCCAATTTGTCAAAATAGAATTAACTTTTTCTATTATTGGATCATAAGATATTCTAGGTTCGGTGCTTACAAGTAATAATTTTCCTTTAAAGGGAATAGTAACCAATGTCACATGATCATATTCAGTAAAAGTTAATCTCTCCTTACCTAAACGGAATGTAAAATTTTGTGCTTTTCTCCATCTCTCCAATGTATAATGAATAGACATTCCAACTTCATGATCAGCTAAAAGAGAATCAAGATTATCCCTTTGTGCACTGTGTAGTATTTTGGATTTATCATTAACAAATGCTGCAAAACGAATCTGATTATCAGAGTCTATAATTTTGGAACAAAGTTTTTCAAAATTTGGTTCTGCAATTATTTCTTCAGCCATTCCCATTCAGGTCTCTCTTCATAATCTTTGTCATCATCCATCTAACATCAAGAATTATTTGATTTGTCTTTGTTAGATGGTTGCATGTAGTCATTTGGAGTAAACTTAAACTCCTCCTCCTCAGAGTAAGCCTCTTCAGCATGTTCACTGATATCTAATCCAATGTCTTCCTCTTCAGGTCCAACACGAATTCCAATAAGATGTTTAATTAATTGTAATAATACCCAAGTTCCACCAAATCCCATTACAGCTGCTACTGCAATACCGACTGCTTGAATCCAAATTTGATCATAATTACCATAAAGCAATCCATCAACACCAGATGGGTTAATCAAAGTACTTGCAAATATTCCAATTCCAAGTGCACCAACAATTCCTGCAATACCGTGTACAGAACTTACATCAAGTGCATCGTCAATCTTTAGTTTGTCTCTGATGAGTACAACTCCACCATAAGATAGTACACCAATTGCAATTGCAAGAACAAATGAATGTTCAACACTAATGTATCCAGATGCAGGAGTGATTCCAGCAAGTCCAGCAATTGCACCATTGATAGTTGCAACAATTGATGGTTTACCAGTTCGCATCCATGACAATCCTGCCCAAATTAAAGCAGAAACAGAAGAAGCTAAGTGAGTTACAATAACAGTATTTCCGGCTACACCGCCTGAAGCCAATGCACTACCGGCATTAAATCCAAACCAACCTAACCACAATAGGGAAGAACCTAAAACAGCTAGAGGTATGCTGTGCGGAATATTGATAGCTGGACCAAATCCACGTCTTTTTCCAAGTACGAGGGCAGCTGCAAGTGCAGCCATTCCAACAGTAGTGTGAATTACAATACCACCGGCAAAGTCAACAACACCTAGTTGTGCTAACCAGCCACCACCCCAAACCATGTGAACGATTGGGTAATAGATTAGCATTGACCATGCAGAGATGAATATAATGAAAGAACTGAATTTCATTCTTTCAGCAATAGTTCCTGTTAGTAATAATGGAGTAATACATGCAAACATTAACTGGAATTTAACAAAGAGTACTCCAGGAATGCTAGGAGCATATTGTTCTAATGGAGCATCCCAAGGAATGCCTTTCAAAAATGACCAATCAAGATTCCCTATAACACCAGTTGTAGAAGGACCAAAGGATAGACTAAAACCAAAAACGAACCACATTACACTAAGTAATGACATTCCGAAAAATATTTGCATAAAAATTGAAACTACATTTTTCTTTCTCAATAAACCAGATTCAAACAATCCCAATGCAGGGATCATTAACAATACTAAACATCCAGCAATTAGCATCCATGCTGTATCTCCAGTATCTATCATAATTATAATGAAATCGAGTTTTTGCATTTAACAGTTTTCCAATTTGATTTACAGTGATAATCAAAAGATATACAATTTCTAAATTATTATTTACTTTAACAATGAAAAATAATCATGTTAAAACTTGAAATCATACTTGCAGAAAATGATGTAATGAACATCAGCGAAGGATTAAAAGAAATAGGAATTGGTGGACTAACAGTTATCAAAGTTAGAGGAAGAGGTGCAAAAACTGCAGCCGAAATCCACACATCAAAAGGAATGGAAATCTTTGTTCCTCATTTTGCAGATAAATATCGATTAATGGTAGTCATACCAGAATCAAAAGAAGAAAAAACTGTAGAGATAATTAAGAAAAATTCTAGAGAAGGCAAAATATTCATTTCACAAATGTTACGTGCAATTGACATTAAATCAGGAAATGAAGGCGAAGAGGTAATCTAGAATGAAATTATCATTTGAGAAAATTAAATCTTCTAAATTAACAAAAAAAGACTATCTAAAAATCCCAATCATAGCAGGAATCATCGCAATTCCACCAGTCCTAATGACATATTGGACAATGGCATAAGGTAATTGAAATGAGTTTATTATTAATTACAAAAAGAGGAACTGGTAAAAAACTAGTAGGCGAAGATGTTGATTACAATTGGGCAGGAGACAAATTTAAAGAATTTCAAGAAAAAACAAAAGAGCATATTTTTTTCAAAAAAAGAAAAAAAACAATCATCTCATCAGCAAGAGGAACACAAACAAAGTATTTAGAAAAAGCCGAAGAGATAATTCCCAAACCAAAACAAGCTTACATTACCATTAATAGAGGAACAAAAAGAGTATTAATTGACATAAATTGAAAGCAGAAAAAATCATTCCTCAATTAAGTAAATCAAAAGTATTTTTAGTCAAATTAGGTTTTGCAGCATTAGGTATGTCTTTGATTGGATTATACTTGTTTGGAGATTACATCTAAATAAAAAAATCAAACTAAATGTACTACAGTAGAAATACCACGTTTGTCAATTTCTACATCATTTTCAAATTCACCTAGTGTAACAGTAAATGAAATTACATCTCGAGGTTTTGCATTCTCTGCATGCAGTTTTAGATGAAGATCCATATCATCAAATCCTTCAGTTGGTAGATTAGTCTCTTCCAAGTATGCACCACATGTAGATTCAATTCTAAATCTATCATCTTTGAAATGATAACCAAGTTTTAGTTTTCTATTTTTTCTAGGATGTCCTTTGACTACAACATCAATCACTCCAGGTTTTGTTTCAGTGTATCCAGATTTTTGATTAACAAAAACTCCAATTTCCAGAGGCTTGCCTGCAGTAGATTCAGCCATCTTTTGAATTCCATCATTCATAATTACATCTACGGCTTTGATGGATTGTGCAACCTTTGCTAGCCATTCATTTGTTCTAGTAATAGTTGCTTGAATTCCAGCACGTCTTCGTTTATCTTCATCTTCTGGTAGTTTGTAATAATCAACCCAAGCCTCATAATCATGAGAAATATCTTCAATGAAATCAATACATGTGCGCTTGTACTCATTAGGATCATCAGTTCTTTCAGACTCATCGCCTGTTCTCAATCCATCGTAACCTTCAGGCATTGCCATATCTTGAATCAAACATAGTTGTAAAAAAACTAATCTTGAATGGGATTAATGAACAGTCAATGTTTTCCTAGTACAAACTGCCCAAATTTGCCAAATTTTTTCTGATTTTAAAAATGAGTATTACAGTATCATATGTGATTTTAGGGTGGAGTATTTTTTTTTAGTGATAGTACACTTTGTCTACACTGATCTTATTCTTTGGTACAGTGATGATTCTATCTGATCCTTTGCAGTGATTTTTTCCTTTGAAATGCTTGTGAATTTTAATTTTGGCCATCTTAACACTGTCAATCCCATATGCTCCATGATGATCAGAGACTTCCTCACTAACAATATGGCAATTTATCACCACATTACACCATTTACACAGGATTTTCATTTTATCGTCTTTCATCTATTTCTGTAATAACCCACGCCTCTTAAGCCTAATTTCATAAAATATGATATGTTTGTGCCTTGTACTTTATGTAAAAAGATCATGCCATTTAATGAAAGACGTATCAGAAATCAAAAAGACTATCACAGAAAATGTGTTTGGCATATTGCTTACTTGAGAAGAATGGAACATTTCTTCTGATGTGCCTAGAGGAGTAGGCCAATTCTCAAGAATTATCCATAAAGAAAGGATGGCATCATCCAGTTTACTAAGAAAGTAAAAAAATAATTAATGATTATAATAGGAATTTTTCAGATAAAATTAATGATATTTACAGAATTAATTACAGATTTACAAAATGAGTTAAAGAGAGAATTAGCACAAATTAGATTTTTAATTAAAAAAAACCCAGGTTTAGGTTACAACAGAATAGTAGAAATCGGAAAAGAAGTAGGCAAGAAATACAACATCAAACTAATTGTAAATTTTCCAAAAGAAGGAAGAATAGAGGAATATGAAATGTATGGAAAAAGAGATCTTAGTTTAATTGTAGACTATGATCGAAAAAGATTTCCAATGGATAGAGAAATAATAAAACAAAAAGCAATTGAGATGCTAGGAGATGTTAAAACAGAGGATGCATACATGTATGAAAATAAAGAGGGAGTTAGAGTCTTCACAGACGATTGGAAAATAGATATCTTACCACATTCAGTACATATTTGGACTGATTTTGATGAGAACGTAACAGCATTTTGTAATTGGTTAATGGAAAATGCATATGAAATGAAGAAAAAATAATTATTTTATAGATTTTCTAATTGTTCAAGTAAGGATTCAGCTTCAGAATTTTTTGGATTTAGTTTTAAAATTCTTTTACAGCAATCTATTGCTTCATCTTTTTGTTGTAATGCCAAATGAACATTAGTTTTGAGAGTTAGCATTTCAATGTCATCAGAATTTAATTGAAAAGATTTTTCAAAATAAGGCAATGCTTTTTTTGCATCATCGACAATAAAGTAAATACTTCCCATAATGAACATAAAATCAGAATCATCAGAATAATCAGGTTCAAGACTTTTACCAAATGTTATTGCGTCAACATATTCCCCATCTCTAACTAATTTCTTTAATTTACGCTTTGGTTGCTTGAATAAGCCAGCCATCAGTTATTCTCTAGTTATACCAAGCTTCAGGTTCTGCGCCAGAGGAAGTATTGCTTTGACGAGGTTGTGGTACTTTCATAATTCCTTCTTTAATCAAGAATTGAATTCCTTGAATGAAAGACTCATCATCTATGGTGCCATCTGCCCACCAGCCTGCGTTGTTTTTAATCCAGGATGGGATTTCGTTAGAACCTACACCAGTTCCCTGAGTAGTTTTTGGTATTTTCATAATTTTTTCTTTGATCAAGAATTGAATTCCCTGAACAAATGAATTGTCATCTATGGTGCCATCTGCCCACCAGCCTGCGTTGTTTTTAATCCAGGATGGGATTTTTTCAACAGGTTTACTTCCATCAGGTGCAAAAATTGGAACTTCAATTTCTAAATAATCAGATGCAGTTGATGGTGCAATTCCTTCAGGGGATAAACCATAAACCCAGATTACATATTTTGCAGTTCCAGGATCTTCTTTAACAATCATATCCATCACATAAACACCAGATGGAGAATACAAGAAAGTTCTTCCATCATCTTGAGCAAGTGAACGCAATGGTGTCAAGTCATCATCAACAGTAAAGAAATCAAATTGAACCTGGTTCAAATATTCTGTGTCATCATATTTACTGATGAATTTAATAATCCAAGACATTTCACATCCTTGAACAGGATCTTCAGGTCCGTAAAATGCATGTATTTGATAATCAAAATTGGTTGTTGGTTTTTTGATAGAAACTTCTTTTTCATAATTAGTGTCACAACCTTGTGCTGCAAAAGTGTCCTCAGTTGGAATAATTCCATCAAATGGACTTGCAGTCATATTTTCTTCATATTTTAATAATTCAAATTTGTATTCTGGTGGGGGTATTCCTTCAGAAACGTGAGTATACGTTGCGCCTTTCACAGGGAACGGGAAATCATCAACTATCCAAACTTTACTTTCTGCACCACCTGTCTTCCAACCTACAATAATTGTATCCCAAGTTCCAGATTTTATTTTCAAACTTTCAATTGCCATTGGTACAACTTGTTCACCGCCAATGTTTCCAATCTTTCCCCAAGATTTTGCATCAAATGCTTTAGGACCTTTACCACCTGAACTACCATCAGATGTTGCAAAAGCAGATAACCATGCAACAGAAGATTTGAATGCACCACGGTAAATTCCTAATTCTTCACTTCCACCAGTTGGTTCTGGAGCAATTTTTCCTAACTCCATAGTTCCAACTAATACTTTGTTACCATCAAAGACAGCAACTTCAGCTAACCATTTGGTTTCAGTGCCAACAGTAATGTCTCCTTTAATCCACATATCGAGTTCAAACTTTGCACATTCCTTGTAGTCTACATGACACATTGAATATGAGAAAAAGTCACCTTTTTTGAGACCCTCGCCAGCATACCAAGTAGTTCCTGGAGGATATTCATCAGAACTAACACCTCCAGATTGGAATTGAGCAAAAGCAGATGTAGGTAAAAATGAAGTAACTACGAGAATTGTCATTAATCCTATGATCAGAGGGGAATGTTTCAAGTCTAAAAAAAATTGTCCAAACGGATAGTTAAACGTTATTCAAATTCCCAAAAAATGCCAAAATATATCATAAATTTCAATGTAAATAGGCAAATATAGAGGAATATTCAAAAAAAAATAGAAATGTGTGAATGTTCCAAAGTACACTTGTTTGAAGTGGAGTTCAAATTAGATGGAATGACAGTAGTTCCTACTCACAAAAATTGCGGTTTTGGATTAGATGAGAAACAAGCAGACAAGTTCCAAAAAGAACTAGTAAAGTCTTGGGGCTTCGAGCAAGAAGAAGATTAATTATAAAAATAAAAAGTTAGAATGTAATTACTATTCAATTACATA
This window of the Candidatus Nitrosomarinus catalina genome carries:
- a CDS encoding inorganic phosphate transporter; the encoded protein is MLEIAIGAIIVALIFDFVNGFNDSANSVATVIGTRVLKPIHAVGLSAAMNFIGPFVFGVAVAATIAKGIVSPDDITVYMIVGGLAGAIGWSTLCTYFGLPISNSHSLVGGIMGAGIAGLGFEKLVYGGLTKVFAGIVIAPIGGIIFGLLVTTLIITVFASRKPGPVNKTFGRLQIISSAWFALTHGANDGQKTMGIIVLILFSAGLIPDLEMPLWVIFAAATAMGLGTFFGGYKVIKTLGVKITKLKPYQGFAAETSGGLMLAVFAVFGIPASTTHAITGTIMGSGAARRKRAVRWKVSRQIVFSWLITIPGAAGLGIGFTYLINLFV
- a CDS encoding DUF47 domain-containing protein — translated: MGQWLSWIKSNEKELLTILDDLAKKAVETSEAVVVLFDDLTNSEQAKKIHQLETEADVLTRDIFSELNKTFITPLDREDMQRIASKIDDVIDFMDGIAARVYSYKITSPPPYCKEMAVELVKATKEVEYMISKLRRIKDPKDMIQHCRNTSDIEHVVDDMYREAIRELFETNDAIKIIKLKDIYETMETASDRCVDVSDVIEDIVLKYT
- a CDS encoding ABC transporter permease translates to MNTIAYDAYTIFWRELKRYKKSRSGVLIRLIQPAIWIIVVGNIFSETQPLIQSVGFEGEYIEFMAPGVIILTAIFTSIFGGVNTLWDRRYGFMNKALTSPISRSAIAVGKMSAISLIAALQASLIIGIALAIGVTFPNPLMIIPIMGIVILFSLGFSGISVTLAATAKSQETFWGMINLLGMPLFMLSPALFPLELLPDWLAVVAKLNPVTYTILLVRELMTGVSEGGVPILISVAVIFAFVIAMVGIASYVFTREVNKPF
- a CDS encoding ATP-binding cassette domain-containing protein, whose product is MYSIETKSLTKSFGDLVAVNDISFSVEKGEIFGFLGPNGAGKSTTMMIFTTLLKPTNGNALVGGFDVLKNPKQVRENIGFVQQETTVDEYLSGRENLLLQAKLNHIPKNEINQRIDEVLDLIELSDKQDEAVVTYSGGMRKRLDIAGGLLHHPRVLFLDEPTVGLDIQTRRKIWQYIKKIHTQFDMTIFLTTHYMEEADSLCDRIGIIDHGKIQVIDTPKNMKNDLGNEIISLVIESNNNSDSFLLELKKIEFIKKINEDDSKLTLFTSNGTEVIPKIFQISSELGIKIKSISLTQPTLDDVFISYTGHEIRDDDSKYNRRREHAKMKRLRQ
- a CDS encoding PRC-barrel domain-containing protein produces the protein MSVKLEGMPENIATADTFTGKKVIDREGIQYGKVKHIHIHQDTLSVSGVTIHQGFNKDYFLSHDYIDKFSDEQLLLSRPPVRTGIPVVDIDSHKIGKVKRLHKHPDTNELESIEVSYGLMHSKILSKSEIWGIGEKIILRMTKDEFKNIE
- a CDS encoding nitroreductase/quinone reductase family protein is translated as MEIKEERFRPILVTKGRKTGKPHSVWLRAVKYNEKIYFSRHRPDGDWYQNSIANPEVKIQYNNMEFSGKAVAVTDEKLNEKLSQLKYPGEERANEKRVAIEVTLDDIIK
- a CDS encoding P-II family nitrogen regulator is translated as MKKIEAVINRKNYPTIREKLDTLGIDIIDKRNLEDSKFVSQSKGSRVGGSALRSTMLAKIELAMSDKQAREVVDIISKNSGLPKSAPSKIFVFEMQESIELNSLLGESETETNDEPEEQFSVAPKFVTKRNRLVPLQKRTLYKLEQYYDKHSDVLESDYRIRSFSDFVNYCIMKYLPTLDKQLKNQTILYEDVL
- a CDS encoding ferredoxin--NADP reductase, whose amino-acid sequence is MENGTITYTQLLREDLGIFRVTPDGEVPDFKAGQFLTLGLPLDSKIVNRAYSITSSPQNKNFFEFVIRWVRRPLPGRLTSLLFNSKEGDKISWAKPAGNLTINDTLPSGEKDTRRIVCIGGGTGLAPFVSFAQHLHDTNDKREIVVLHGASYVDELSYKQLLTDLENESLDRGKDKWNFKYRAAISRPQEWTNRSWIGHKGRIEQYLRPTDSGKSALEELVGEKITKENTIFYVCGWQGTIDGTMDYLSNKNFVTEKNKREDGSFEVKFESYG
- a CDS encoding DUF6659 family protein translates to MGMAEEIIAEPNFEKLCSKIIDSDNQIRFAAFVNDKSKILHSAQRDNLDSLLADHEVGMSIHYTLERWRKAQNFTFRLGKERLTFTEYDHVTLVTIPFKGKLLLVSTEPRISYDPIIEKVNSILTNWENP
- a CDS encoding ammonium transporter; the encoded protein is MMIDTGDTAWMLIAGCLVLLMIPALGLFESGLLRKKNVVSIFMQIFFGMSLLSVMWFVFGFSLSFGPSTTGVIGNLDWSFLKGIPWDAPLEQYAPSIPGVLFVKFQLMFACITPLLLTGTIAERMKFSSFIIFISAWSMLIYYPIVHMVWGGGWLAQLGVVDFAGGIVIHTTVGMAALAAALVLGKRRGFGPAINIPHSIPLAVLGSSLLWLGWFGFNAGSALASGGVAGNTVIVTHLASSVSALIWAGLSWMRTGKPSIVATINGAIAGLAGITPASGYISVEHSFVLAIAIGVLSYGGVVLIRDKLKIDDALDVSSVHGIAGIVGALGIGIFASTLINPSGVDGLLYGNYDQIWIQAVGIAVAAVMGFGGTWVLLQLIKHLIGIRVGPEEEDIGLDISEHAEEAYSEEEEFKFTPNDYMQPSNKDKSNNS
- a CDS encoding P-II family nitrogen regulator, with the translated sequence MLKLEIILAENDVMNISEGLKEIGIGGLTVIKVRGRGAKTAAEIHTSKGMEIFVPHFADKYRLMVVIPESKEEKTVEIIKKNSREGKIFISQMLRAIDIKSGNEGEEVI
- a CDS encoding tetratricopeptide repeat protein, with the translated sequence MAGLFKQPKRKLKKLVRDGEYVDAITFGKSLEPDYSDDSDFMFIMGSIYFIVDDAKKALPYFEKSFQLNSDDIEMLTLKTNVHLALQQKDEAIDCCKRILKLNPKNSEAESLLEQLENL